A genomic stretch from Nitrospira defluvii includes:
- a CDS encoding CheR family methyltransferase, with protein MTQETAARTEDIELRLFLEAMYSQYHYDFRGYSRASLKRRLILACQRLGCPTVSALQERLLHDDRVLPQLLDYMTVQVSDMFRDPAYFRALREQIIPHLRTYPSLRVWVAGCSSGEELYSLAILFREEGLEEKTMFYATDVNGNALAKAEAGVYALDRVALFTKNHRLSGGSGSLSDYYHAAYGAARFDQTLRRRTVFSDHSLASDSVFGEMHLISCRNVLIYFDRPLQDTAVGLFKDALVRKGFLGMGARETLRFNAHAKAFTELLPHERIYQKRGET; from the coding sequence ATGACACAGGAGACCGCGGCGAGGACGGAAGACATCGAGCTGCGCCTGTTTCTTGAGGCGATGTATTCACAATACCATTATGATTTCCGTGGGTATTCACGAGCCTCCCTCAAACGCCGTCTGATTCTCGCCTGCCAGCGCCTCGGCTGCCCGACGGTCTCGGCGCTGCAGGAACGCTTACTGCACGACGACCGGGTCCTACCCCAGCTGCTCGACTATATGACCGTACAAGTCAGCGACATGTTTCGTGACCCGGCGTATTTTCGCGCACTCCGTGAACAGATCATCCCGCACTTGAGGACCTATCCCTCGCTGAGAGTCTGGGTCGCGGGCTGCAGTTCCGGGGAAGAGCTCTACTCCCTGGCGATCCTGTTTCGGGAAGAAGGCTTGGAAGAAAAGACGATGTTCTATGCCACCGATGTCAACGGCAATGCCCTCGCCAAGGCGGAGGCCGGAGTCTATGCCTTGGATCGCGTGGCGTTATTTACGAAGAACCACCGGCTCTCCGGCGGCAGCGGTTCATTGTCGGACTACTACCACGCCGCCTACGGGGCCGCTCGCTTTGATCAGACCTTACGCCGACGCACGGTATTTTCAGACCATAGCCTTGCATCCGATTCCGTCTTCGGCGAAATGCATCTGATCTCCTGCCGGAATGTGTTGATTTATTTCGATCGTCCGCTGCAAGACACCGCGGTGGGACTCTTCAAAGACGCGCTGGTCCGAAAGGGATTCCTGGGAATGGGGGCCAGAGAAACGTTGCGTTTTAATGCCCACGCCAAGGCCTTCACCGAGCTTCTGCCCCATGAGCGGATCTATCAGAAACGGGGAGAAACCTGA
- a CDS encoding chemotaxis protein CheB, whose amino-acid sequence MRTVISIGHIEAVVIGTSAGAIASLSHLLPPLPQDFPLAILVVVHVPSDQPHSISSLLQTKCRINVKEAEDKEPILPGTVYFAPPDYHVLVEQDRRLSLSNEEPVNFSRPSIDVLFESAADVYQEHLLAVILTGANHDGAQGARAVGRAGGTVLVQHPDSATARMMPNAALAACPTAEPMSLSDLTDLLVSRGQRP is encoded by the coding sequence ATGCGGACGGTGATCTCCATCGGCCACATCGAAGCCGTCGTCATCGGCACCTCGGCGGGAGCGATTGCCTCGCTCTCCCACCTGCTCCCGCCGCTCCCGCAGGACTTTCCGCTGGCTATCCTGGTGGTGGTGCACGTGCCTTCGGACCAGCCCCACTCGATTTCGAGTCTCCTGCAGACCAAATGCCGCATCAACGTGAAAGAGGCGGAGGACAAGGAGCCCATTCTCCCCGGCACGGTCTACTTCGCTCCGCCGGATTACCACGTGCTCGTGGAACAGGATCGCCGGCTCTCGCTGTCGAACGAAGAACCGGTCAATTTCTCACGGCCCTCGATCGACGTCCTGTTCGAATCCGCCGCAGACGTCTACCAGGAGCATCTCTTGGCCGTGATCTTAACCGGAGCGAACCACGACGGCGCCCAGGGAGCTCGTGCGGTCGGCCGCGCCGGCGGCACGGTGTTGGTGCAACATCCGGACTCGGCGACGGCGCGGATGATGCCGAACGCGGCATTGGCCGCTTGTCCGACTGCGGAACCGATGTCGCTCTCCGACCTCACCGATCTGTTGGTGTCACGAGGGCAACGACCATGA
- a CDS encoding response regulator, which translates to MMPAMNQAKFLLVDDHEANLVALGAVLSHDGVEMLRARSGREALELLLRHDIALAIIDVQMPIMDGFELAELMRGSRRTQHVPIIFLTAGPQDNLHRFRGYQAGAVDFLYKPIEPNVLRSKAAIFLDLYRQREELARQRDKFLTLAEEKAALLRERDEANRRLRESESRFRSLADSAPVIIWMIGQDGCEFVNQACLEFFGAPRAERIDVSGWAECIHPDDRAQAAEAYRFAVEARTRVETFFRCRRRDGTYRWLHSIGMPTLSATGELQGYIGASHDVTDSKDAEDRLQRWSIDLERAVDTKTAELQQSQDQLRALATELTLTEQRERKRLATELHDYLAQLLVVMRMKLRQTLLLVSEDRIGLLLQEADQVLTQSLDYTRSLVAELTPPNLKEFGLLDALSWLANQMHRHGLTVTVQEDTGEPGLPEDQAVLLFQSVRELLFNVVKHAGANEARITIALTDDDRLEILVEDDGCGFVPSPPPDRGTASSQFGLFSIRERMAAMGGRLNIESAVGSGTRAILTTPYRAVRDEPSSTAPGPVPAQDGPAPAQNSPFDSRVGNQPGSSVIGILLVDDHQMVREGLRSLLENYDDVAVIGEAADGSEAIQSVDSLHPAVVIMDINMPKTNGIDATSEIKSRHPHIAVIGLSVQNSEEAQDAMLKAGAARLLSKEAAVDELYEAIRQALADENPRCGTSLT; encoded by the coding sequence ATGATGCCAGCCATGAATCAGGCCAAATTTCTGCTTGTCGACGATCATGAAGCCAACCTGGTAGCGCTCGGCGCCGTGCTGTCGCATGACGGCGTCGAGATGCTGCGAGCGAGATCGGGACGGGAGGCGCTGGAGCTCCTGTTACGGCATGACATCGCCCTGGCGATCATCGATGTGCAAATGCCGATCATGGACGGGTTTGAGCTGGCGGAGCTGATGCGCGGGTCCCGGCGTACCCAACATGTGCCCATCATCTTCCTGACCGCCGGCCCGCAGGACAACTTGCATCGCTTCCGCGGATACCAGGCCGGGGCCGTCGACTTTCTCTACAAACCGATCGAGCCGAATGTGTTGCGCAGTAAAGCAGCGATCTTTCTGGATCTCTATCGGCAGCGTGAGGAACTGGCCCGCCAGAGGGACAAGTTTCTGACGCTCGCTGAAGAAAAAGCCGCTTTGCTGCGCGAACGTGACGAGGCCAATCGTCGCCTGCGCGAGAGTGAGTCCCGTTTTAGAAGCCTGGCCGACAGTGCCCCGGTGATCATCTGGATGATCGGCCAGGACGGATGTGAATTTGTGAATCAGGCCTGTCTTGAGTTTTTCGGAGCACCACGCGCCGAGCGGATCGACGTGTCCGGCTGGGCCGAATGCATCCACCCGGACGACCGGGCGCAGGCCGCTGAGGCTTACCGCTTTGCAGTTGAGGCTCGCACGCGCGTGGAAACCTTCTTCCGCTGCCGTCGCCGCGACGGGACCTATCGCTGGCTCCACAGCATCGGAATGCCGACCCTCTCTGCGACGGGCGAGTTGCAAGGATACATCGGCGCGAGTCACGACGTGACCGACAGCAAGGACGCGGAGGATCGCCTGCAACGGTGGAGTATCGATTTGGAACGTGCGGTCGATACGAAGACGGCGGAGTTGCAACAGTCGCAGGATCAACTGCGCGCATTGGCCACGGAACTCACGCTGACCGAACAGCGAGAGCGCAAACGGCTAGCCACGGAACTGCACGACTACCTGGCTCAATTGCTGGTCGTCATGCGGATGAAGTTACGCCAGACACTCCTGCTTGTGAGCGAGGATCGCATCGGCCTCTTGCTCCAGGAAGCAGACCAGGTCCTGACTCAGTCGCTCGACTATACTCGCTCACTGGTCGCCGAACTGACGCCGCCGAACCTGAAAGAGTTCGGGCTGTTGGATGCCTTGAGCTGGCTGGCGAACCAGATGCACCGTCACGGGCTGACCGTGACCGTGCAGGAAGACACCGGCGAGCCGGGGCTTCCCGAAGATCAGGCGGTGCTGTTGTTTCAGTCCGTGCGGGAACTCCTGTTCAACGTGGTGAAACATGCCGGGGCGAATGAGGCTCGTATCACCATCGCCCTGACGGACGATGACCGGCTCGAGATTCTGGTGGAGGACGACGGCTGCGGATTCGTGCCCAGCCCCCCGCCGGATCGGGGCACCGCCTCGTCCCAATTCGGACTCTTCAGCATCCGTGAACGGATGGCGGCAATGGGAGGCCGCTTGAACATCGAGTCCGCTGTGGGGAGCGGGACAAGGGCCATTCTCACCACTCCCTACCGGGCGGTCCGTGATGAGCCGAGTAGCACGGCACCAGGCCCGGTCCCCGCTCAGGACGGCCCGGCTCCCGCTCAGAACTCCCCATTCGATTCGAGGGTCGGCAACCAGCCAGGATCATCCGTCATCGGGATACTGCTCGTGGACGACCACCAAATGGTTCGCGAAGGACTGCGCAGCCTGTTAGAGAACTACGACGACGTCGCAGTCATCGGGGAGGCGGCGGACGGCAGTGAGGCGATTCAGTCAGTAGACAGCCTGCACCCGGCCGTCGTGATCATGGACATCAACATGCCCAAGACCAACGGAATCGACGCGACCAGCGAGATCAAGTCACGCCATCCTCACATTGCCGTGATCGGACTCTCCGTGCAAAACAGCGAAGAAGCCCAGGATGCCATGCTGAAGGCCGGAGCCGCGAGACTCTTATCGAAAGAGGCCGCGGTTGATGAATTGTATGAAGCCATTCGCCAGGCGCTTGCGGACGAAAACCCCCGGTGCGGCACCTCCCTGACATAA
- a CDS encoding PAS domain S-box protein: MQPDNEAFAPMTDPLAADLMSARLAAIVESSDDAIISKDLNGIITSWNRGAQRLFGYTADEMIGQPVHRLIPKDRFDEEIHILGRIRTGQRIDHYETVRQRKDGSLVHISLTVSPIKDGKGRIVGASKIARDITERKQAERHLASLVEGLPAAVFTTDAEGLITHYNQAAVDLWHCRPTSGAPYWRGSWRLTGSDGGPMPDHECPLRQALKQGRPVLGLEAVIRRQDGTQIPVTHHSTPLRNEAGEVFGTVNMLVDLTERKATEQQLHASASELEHRIAERTQELRTSQERLRALASELTLTEQRERRRLATDLHDYLAQLVVASRLRISQLIPRIGDPAISSTLTQVDSMLDQALTYTRSLVAELSPQILYQFGLAKSLLWLGEQMKQHNLRVSVELGGTPFTLADDQAVLLFQSVRELLFNIIKHAKTDHATLTVSVDEQQELWICVEDEGVGFDMADLTHPGDPHGKFGLLSIRERMELLGGECELSSALGVGTIAILHLPLGQTAVSSSANVQQTAAHPAGSPAKDQAKTVKVLLVDDHAMVRQGLRSILDSYTDLTVVGEAANGQDAVVMARSLQPDVVVMDVNLPLIDGVEATRLLRREHASMAVIGISVRNDPQVKLAMTEAGAADFLPKESAAGQLYDIILRHCPVASSAGGRAVAN, translated from the coding sequence ATGCAACCCGACAACGAGGCATTCGCACCCATGACGGACCCGCTCGCAGCCGACCTCATGTCGGCGCGCCTCGCGGCCATCGTGGAGTCATCGGATGATGCCATCATTTCCAAGGATCTCAACGGCATCATCACAAGCTGGAACCGAGGCGCTCAGCGACTCTTCGGGTATACCGCAGATGAAATGATCGGTCAGCCGGTCCATCGACTGATTCCCAAGGACCGATTTGATGAAGAAATCCACATCCTGGGGCGGATCCGGACGGGTCAACGAATCGATCACTATGAAACCGTGCGACAACGCAAAGACGGCTCGCTGGTCCACATCTCGCTAACGGTCTCCCCGATCAAAGACGGCAAGGGCCGCATCGTGGGCGCGTCAAAAATCGCGAGGGATATCACCGAACGGAAACAGGCAGAACGCCATTTGGCCAGCCTGGTGGAAGGACTTCCGGCCGCGGTCTTCACCACCGACGCGGAAGGACTCATCACACATTACAATCAAGCGGCCGTGGATCTCTGGCACTGCCGGCCGACCTCAGGAGCGCCGTACTGGCGTGGATCCTGGCGGCTCACCGGGTCGGACGGTGGACCGATGCCCGATCACGAATGCCCGCTGCGTCAGGCGCTGAAGCAGGGTCGCCCGGTGCTCGGCCTCGAAGCCGTGATTCGACGCCAGGATGGAACACAGATTCCGGTCACCCACCATTCAACCCCGTTGCGGAATGAGGCAGGGGAAGTCTTCGGCACCGTCAACATGCTGGTGGACCTGACGGAACGGAAGGCCACGGAACAACAACTGCACGCCTCTGCAAGCGAATTAGAGCACCGCATTGCGGAACGCACGCAGGAACTCCGCACATCACAGGAGCGCCTGCGCGCACTCGCTTCGGAACTCACGCTGACCGAACAACGTGAACGGCGGAGATTGGCCACCGACCTCCACGATTACCTGGCCCAACTGGTCGTTGCCAGCCGGCTGCGGATTTCCCAGCTCATTCCGCGAATCGGCGACCCTGCAATCTCCTCCACCCTTACACAGGTGGACAGCATGCTGGACCAGGCGCTGACGTATACCCGTTCCCTAGTGGCCGAGCTGAGCCCCCAGATCCTCTATCAGTTCGGTTTGGCTAAATCGTTGCTCTGGCTGGGTGAGCAGATGAAGCAGCACAATCTGCGAGTGTCGGTCGAACTCGGCGGCACGCCCTTCACCCTGGCCGACGATCAAGCCGTTCTCCTCTTTCAATCCGTGCGCGAGCTGCTGTTCAACATCATCAAACATGCCAAGACCGACCACGCGACATTGACGGTCAGCGTCGACGAGCAACAGGAACTCTGGATCTGTGTAGAAGATGAGGGAGTCGGATTTGATATGGCAGACCTCACCCATCCGGGAGATCCCCATGGAAAATTCGGGTTGTTGAGTATTCGAGAGCGGATGGAATTGTTGGGAGGGGAATGCGAATTGTCTTCCGCCCTGGGGGTGGGAACGATCGCGATTCTGCATCTTCCCCTTGGCCAAACCGCGGTCTCCTCATCCGCGAACGTCCAACAGACCGCGGCTCATCCTGCCGGCTCTCCCGCCAAGGACCAGGCCAAGACGGTCAAGGTGTTGCTGGTAGATGACCATGCCATGGTGCGACAGGGGTTGCGCAGTATCCTCGACAGCTACACGGATCTGACGGTCGTGGGCGAGGCTGCCAACGGGCAAGATGCCGTCGTCATGGCGCGTTCGCTTCAGCCTGATGTCGTGGTCATGGACGTCAACCTTCCCCTCATCGACGGCGTCGAAGCCACACGCCTGTTACGCCGCGAGCACGCGTCGATGGCCGTCATCGGCATATCAGTCCGCAACGATCCGCAAGTGAAACTCGCGATGACTGAGGCCGGTGCCGCGGACTTTTTGCCGAAGGAATCCGCAGCAGGCCAGCTCTACGATATTATTCTCCGGCACTGTCCGGTGGCCTCCTCAGCAGGCGGTCGAGCCGTTGCCAACTAG
- a CDS encoding PAS domain S-box protein, with protein MTPALSSLPWVTRFAALAAMIWPLATLLSWAYDPSWLSTLHPSFRTIKPVTVLSVLFCGLSLWLLAEEAAVTTVRRRCAQAAAAVACLLAGLTLAEYLFNANIGIDLWLMHDADIDAAAHPGRMAPLTAGVTFLLSLALLTIDQPLSNGHYPAQYAALAGKTMGGIALVGYFYGVRSLYQVGSFSTMSLYSATLLFLIGLGILAARPARGFMATLVSDDLGGVMLRRMLPFAIGLPILAGWIRITAQRSGSYDFNFGVALAVAAVMVIMLASLWVLAGSLNKTDGQKKHILQILQQREARHRLALRAGRMGTFHQDLDNQTLALSPELEVMLGVSAMSFGGTLTSFGRLIHPDDWGRVQAAIEEAVLNRGSYALECRVLRQTPPIEAWIAITGQVLPDAEGHPRQITGVMFDITERKRAEAALRESEAHFRLLADATPVLVWMAGPDRLCTWLNRSWLDYTGRTLEEQLGDGRMADIHPDDRAMAVQLYHDHCSRHEPFELEYRLRRHDGMYGWMLDRGVPLLTESGVLTGYLGAALDITDRKHAEEQLQQWTVELEKRVDERTQALQRSQSRLRALASDLSMTEQQERRRLATELHDYLAQLLVVGRMKLSQARPQVKDQKAQQLLGETDDVLTQSLNYTRSLVAELSPQILYQFGLPAALKWLAGQMKTHGLVVTIRSEVERLPMAEEGAVILYQSVRELLFNVVKHAGTGEAEITLSENPEKWAAVTVTDHGQGFNPDQLLETDRDHPGQFGLFNVQERVEAIGGHLSLISGVGRGTTVTITVPIDTSPHSALTASAAAVQQSRTRMGPSQRLRVLLVDDHAMVRQGLRSVLDSYEDLEVIGEAGDGEAAISLATTLQPDVVVMDINMPRVDGIEATRRIMSTHPDIVIIGLSVQNERHIEEAMLNAGAAVFVTKERAAVQLYEAIVSTVRAGR; from the coding sequence ATGACTCCAGCCCTGTCCTCACTGCCGTGGGTCACTCGCTTCGCGGCACTGGCCGCCATGATCTGGCCGCTCGCCACGCTGCTGTCCTGGGCCTATGATCCCTCCTGGTTGTCCACGCTTCATCCTTCCTTCCGTACCATCAAGCCTGTCACGGTCTTGTCGGTCCTCTTCTGCGGATTGTCTCTGTGGCTGCTGGCGGAGGAAGCCGCGGTGACGACAGTCCGACGGCGATGCGCCCAGGCTGCCGCTGCCGTCGCCTGCCTGTTGGCCGGGCTCACGCTGGCCGAATACCTGTTCAATGCGAACATCGGCATCGATCTTTGGTTGATGCACGATGCCGACATCGACGCGGCGGCACACCCGGGACGCATGGCACCGCTTACCGCCGGCGTGACATTTCTGCTGTCCCTCGCGCTGCTCACCATAGATCAGCCATTGTCGAATGGGCACTACCCCGCCCAATATGCGGCCCTGGCCGGCAAGACCATGGGCGGCATCGCCCTCGTCGGTTACTTCTACGGAGTCCGCTCGCTCTACCAGGTGGGCAGCTTCTCGACCATGTCGCTGTACAGCGCTACGCTGCTGTTCCTGATCGGCCTCGGCATTCTTGCCGCGAGGCCGGCGAGGGGGTTTATGGCCACGCTGGTGTCCGACGATCTCGGCGGGGTGATGCTGCGACGTATGCTGCCCTTCGCAATTGGCCTGCCGATCCTTGCCGGGTGGATCCGCATTACCGCGCAGCGCTCCGGCTCTTACGACTTCAATTTCGGAGTTGCGCTGGCCGTGGCCGCGGTGATGGTGATTATGCTGGCCTCGCTCTGGGTGTTGGCCGGGAGCCTGAACAAGACCGACGGCCAGAAAAAGCATATCTTGCAGATTCTTCAGCAGCGTGAGGCCCGGCATCGCCTGGCTTTGAGAGCCGGCCGGATGGGGACGTTCCATCAGGACCTCGACAATCAGACACTCGCATTGTCCCCCGAATTAGAAGTGATGCTCGGCGTGTCGGCCATGAGCTTCGGCGGAACACTGACCTCATTTGGTCGATTGATCCACCCGGATGACTGGGGACGCGTGCAAGCGGCAATTGAGGAAGCGGTCCTCAATCGCGGCTCCTACGCCCTGGAATGCCGCGTTCTGCGTCAAACCCCGCCTATCGAGGCCTGGATTGCGATTACCGGCCAAGTCCTCCCCGATGCCGAAGGCCACCCCCGGCAGATCACCGGCGTGATGTTCGACATCACCGAACGCAAGCGCGCCGAAGCAGCACTTCGCGAAAGCGAGGCCCATTTTCGCCTGCTGGCCGACGCCACGCCCGTGCTCGTCTGGATGGCCGGCCCCGATCGACTGTGCACCTGGCTGAATCGGTCCTGGCTGGACTACACCGGACGCACGCTTGAGGAGCAATTGGGGGACGGCCGCATGGCCGACATTCATCCGGATGATCGCGCCATGGCTGTGCAGCTGTATCACGACCACTGCTCCCGTCATGAACCGTTTGAACTGGAGTATCGCTTGCGACGGCATGACGGAATGTACGGATGGATGTTGGATCGCGGCGTGCCGCTCCTGACAGAGTCGGGGGTGCTGACCGGCTATCTCGGCGCGGCGCTCGATATCACTGATCGGAAACATGCCGAAGAACAATTACAGCAATGGACCGTTGAGTTGGAAAAGCGGGTCGACGAGCGGACACAAGCGCTGCAGCGTTCGCAATCCCGCTTGCGCGCCCTGGCATCGGATCTGAGCATGACGGAACAACAGGAGCGCCGCCGGCTCGCCACGGAGCTTCACGACTATCTGGCCCAATTGTTGGTCGTGGGACGGATGAAACTGAGCCAAGCCAGGCCCCAAGTCAAAGACCAGAAGGCGCAACAACTCTTGGGTGAAACGGACGACGTGCTCACCCAATCGCTCAACTATACGCGCTCGCTGGTGGCGGAATTGAGTCCGCAGATCCTGTACCAATTCGGCTTGCCTGCCGCGCTCAAATGGCTGGCCGGGCAAATGAAGACCCACGGACTCGTCGTCACCATCCGCTCCGAGGTCGAGCGCTTGCCCATGGCCGAGGAGGGCGCGGTCATTCTCTACCAGAGCGTTCGAGAGCTCTTGTTTAATGTGGTCAAACATGCCGGCACCGGCGAGGCTGAAATCACACTGTCAGAGAACCCCGAGAAATGGGCCGCGGTTACCGTCACCGATCATGGACAGGGTTTCAACCCCGACCAGCTGCTGGAAACCGATCGTGACCATCCCGGACAGTTCGGGCTCTTTAACGTCCAGGAGCGCGTGGAAGCCATCGGCGGACATTTGAGTCTGATCTCGGGTGTAGGGCGCGGGACCACGGTGACCATCACGGTACCGATCGACACCTCCCCTCACTCAGCACTCACCGCCTCGGCAGCGGCCGTCCAACAGTCGAGGACACGCATGGGTCCCTCTCAACGGCTGCGCGTGTTACTCGTGGACGATCATGCGATGGTTCGACAAGGCTTGCGCAGTGTGCTGGATAGTTACGAGGACCTGGAGGTGATTGGAGAGGCCGGTGATGGTGAAGCCGCGATTAGTCTGGCCACGACCCTACAGCCCGACGTGGTCGTGATGGACATCAACATGCCAAGGGTTGATGGCATTGAGGCCACGCGCCGGATCATGTCCACTCATCCGGACATCGTGATCATCGGGCTGTCGGTGCAGAATGAACGCCACATCGAAGAAGCGATGCTCAACGCCGGGGCGGCGGTCTTTGTGACCAAAGAACGCGCCGCCGTCCAGTTGTACGAGGCGATCGTGAGCACGGTGCGCGCCGGCCGATAA
- a CDS encoding DUF1328 domain-containing protein, whose protein sequence is MLSWAVTFLVIGLIAGVLGVSGVAGTATHIAYVLFVVFLILAAIGMVMGKRPPVA, encoded by the coding sequence ATGTTGAGCTGGGCAGTTACATTCCTCGTCATCGGGTTAATCGCCGGCGTGTTGGGTGTCTCGGGGGTTGCCGGCACGGCCACTCACATCGCCTATGTGCTGTTCGTCGTGTTCCTGATTCTTGCCGCAATCGGTATGGTCATGGGGAAACGTCCTCCGGTGGCCTGA
- a CDS encoding DUF1207 domain-containing protein encodes MHQRCAVALWVMIGVLSGIWGGPAYAGQDEYIAGYAASMLEHEFHLSAAVIEVEGGMVDVYVPRLGAEDPEKILSSLRAIPGVTGAHVHTGQEAAKSAKAGAVRAVTPESHSKFLPRGLLVEPLHADPRWPHFGAAYHALSSGREFASAFGESFAVYRNAAPFKGEWELGIQAGVFGVFDTERRSIDLINADYTIGVVASYRADRLSGFVRIRHQSSHLGDEFILNNPQVMRVNLSYEEIDLKLSYDLTSWMRWYGGVGTLVRKDPRTLGRETTQAGVELKSPWLLAGGTIRPVAYADFQANARANWAVSRSIMAGLQFENARIGDRKLQVLGEYFSGPSPDGQLFSKRVEWVGLGVHLWF; translated from the coding sequence ATGCATCAGCGATGCGCGGTCGCGCTCTGGGTAATGATAGGGGTCTTGTCCGGGATATGGGGTGGTCCTGCCTATGCGGGGCAGGATGAGTACATTGCCGGCTATGCGGCCTCCATGCTGGAACATGAGTTTCATCTCTCGGCGGCAGTCATCGAAGTCGAGGGGGGAATGGTGGACGTGTATGTTCCGCGTCTCGGTGCGGAGGATCCCGAAAAAATTCTCTCTTCCCTCCGCGCCATTCCTGGAGTCACGGGGGCGCACGTGCATACCGGCCAGGAGGCAGCCAAGAGTGCCAAGGCGGGGGCCGTACGAGCGGTGACACCAGAATCTCACTCGAAGTTTCTCCCGCGTGGTCTCCTGGTGGAGCCCCTGCATGCAGATCCCCGATGGCCGCACTTCGGCGCCGCCTATCACGCCCTTTCATCAGGGCGTGAGTTCGCCAGCGCGTTCGGTGAATCGTTTGCAGTCTATCGTAATGCGGCGCCGTTCAAGGGAGAGTGGGAGCTGGGCATTCAGGCGGGAGTATTTGGCGTATTTGACACCGAGCGACGTTCGATCGACCTCATCAATGCCGATTACACCATCGGGGTCGTCGCCAGTTATCGGGCAGATCGACTCTCCGGTTTCGTGCGCATTCGGCACCAGAGTTCGCATTTGGGGGATGAGTTCATTCTCAACAATCCGCAGGTCATGCGTGTCAATCTCAGTTACGAAGAGATCGATCTGAAACTCTCCTATGATCTGACGAGTTGGATGAGGTGGTATGGAGGCGTGGGAACCCTCGTGAGGAAAGATCCTCGGACGCTCGGACGTGAGACCACGCAGGCTGGAGTCGAACTCAAGAGTCCGTGGCTTTTGGCAGGAGGCACGATCAGACCGGTGGCCTATGCGGACTTTCAAGCCAATGCGCGTGCTAATTGGGCGGTCAGCCGGTCGATCATGGCAGGGTTGCAGTTTGAAAATGCCAGGATCGGCGACAGAAAACTGCAAGTGTTAGGGGAGTATTTCTCAGGACCGAGTCCGGACGGCCAGTTATTCTCCAAACGTGTCGAATGGGTCGGCCTGGGCGTGCATCTGTGGTTTTAA
- a CDS encoding outer membrane protein — MKRLVLPVVMTLGIALTAWGLVLPAVATAADEKNLFDQIDIGLLSVGGRATYVDPKDGSSRWFGGGQVRLHPSRYFAFEGSVDYRRNDIGDTRVHTYPVQVSALIYPLGTTRLAPFLLGGGGWYYTTVKGPGGFDDTQNRFGAHAGGGLQFFFSKHVSIDSTYRYIWLEKIESRDQNIVDKKFQDNGHMVTVGLNFHF, encoded by the coding sequence ATGAAACGATTGGTTCTCCCTGTAGTGATGACGCTGGGAATTGCGTTGACGGCTTGGGGGCTGGTGCTGCCGGCTGTGGCCACGGCAGCCGATGAAAAGAATCTGTTCGACCAGATCGATATCGGGTTGTTATCGGTTGGTGGACGCGCCACGTACGTCGATCCGAAAGACGGTTCAAGCCGGTGGTTCGGGGGAGGACAGGTCCGATTGCACCCTTCCCGCTACTTTGCCTTCGAAGGGTCGGTCGATTACCGCCGAAATGACATCGGCGACACCCGTGTCCACACCTATCCGGTGCAGGTCTCCGCGCTCATTTATCCGCTCGGCACCACGAGGCTGGCCCCGTTCCTGCTCGGCGGAGGCGGTTGGTATTACACGACGGTCAAGGGCCCGGGTGGGTTCGATGATACGCAAAATCGATTCGGCGCCCATGCCGGCGGCGGCTTGCAGTTCTTCTTCAGCAAACATGTATCGATCGACAGTACGTATCGATACATCTGGTTGGAGAAAATCGAATCACGTGACCAGAACATCGTGGACAAAAAGTTCCAAGACAACGGGCATATGGTCACGGTTGGCCTCAACTTCCATTTTTAG
- a CDS encoding CsbD family protein, giving the protein MTRRPRLLTLTLVGLALATGAETVQAVNGSVRASAGAATAVVNQDQFEGKWKQFKGELKKQWGEFTDDDLLAIEGSVDKLEGKIQERYGDRREEVKRWVDEWFDHHGTRPRES; this is encoded by the coding sequence ATGACGCGACGACCAAGACTGCTGACGCTGACGCTGGTGGGTCTGGCCCTGGCGACGGGAGCGGAGACGGTCCAGGCGGTGAACGGATCAGTTCGGGCTTCTGCCGGGGCTGCCACGGCCGTGGTGAATCAGGATCAATTCGAAGGGAAATGGAAACAGTTTAAAGGTGAACTGAAGAAGCAGTGGGGAGAGTTCACGGACGACGATCTGTTGGCCATCGAAGGCAGTGTCGACAAGCTTGAGGGCAAGATACAAGAGCGCTATGGCGACCGTCGGGAAGAGGTCAAGCGGTGGGTCGACGAGTGGTTCGATCACCATGGGACGCGTCCGCGCGAGTCCTAA
- a CDS encoding PepSY domain-containing protein, with protein MKKVMAIALMSALLTSPAWALFETNKQLAATASVTLEDAVRHALKAVPGKAVEAEIGKEDGRTVYEVEIIDINNKTQKVYVDAQSGQTKIDR; from the coding sequence ATGAAAAAGGTGATGGCGATTGCACTGATGTCCGCGCTGTTGACGAGTCCCGCCTGGGCATTGTTTGAAACCAATAAACAGTTGGCGGCTACTGCCAGCGTGACCTTGGAGGATGCCGTCAGGCATGCATTGAAGGCCGTTCCAGGGAAGGCGGTGGAGGCTGAAATCGGCAAAGAGGACGGCCGGACGGTCTATGAAGTGGAGATCATTGACATCAACAACAAGACCCAGAAGGTCTATGTCGATGCGCAGAGCGGTCAGACCAAAATCGACCGGTAA